Below is a genomic region from Sorghum bicolor cultivar BTx623 chromosome 9, Sorghum_bicolor_NCBIv3, whole genome shotgun sequence.
ATTAGGGAAGGTTGGCATTGGAGTTATTCTTGAGGCTTATGGGTTAGATTGGCTCTCATGAAGTAGTGCAAAACCATGACCAACATTCTACGAGTAATATTCACTGACCCTTTGACTTTAATTGACAGCCAAGGATCTTGGGGCAGTTCTAGGTAAGAAATAGGAGACTTGGTTCATATTAGGCTATGAAAATGAATACTTGTCCTAGTAGAGAAAGCTAGTAACTAATAAATATCTATTTGAGAATTCAGAGTTTTCGCTTGGAACATTTGGGATAAGTGTTTCTATTGCAAGGCTTCATCTGGAACAATGTGGGTCATTACAATAGGCACATGCCATCCAAAATTGAGCATGTGTGGTGCAGTATTGATGGGATTAGCCCTTAAGGGGATGGGGTGAATGTAACACCCTAGTCCAGTAGGAACATGTAGTACGTAGTTGACCCATGTGGCTCATGTGTGGTTATAGTTGGTGGGTTTAGTACCTCCTTGAAAGTCTATGAGGTGACGACCATCTTATAATCCTTGTCACTCCCAACTAGCACATCTAGGTTAGCCCTTTTACATGAAGCGAGGACAAAAGTATAAGAGGTACTATGCGTATACAAACCCGTTCCATGTGCAAAGCTAGAGAATAAGCAGATTTTTGACATGGGGTGTTACAAAAAGAAAATGACCAACAATGATAATACATAATTATATACAATCATTGTAATGTTCATGAGATACCAAACAAAGGACATAAGACAgacaaaatataactaacacaTACAAACAAATACATTAATATAGAAATAACACATTGATAGTATTTCATTACATTGTTCTGGCAATGAAACTATtagtaaccatatcaaatgGTACTAATGACACTTAACACCATAAACTATATTCAACCAACTAGATTTTCCATGCATCATTGGAAAATGAACCATAGATAAAAACTAGGGAATATTGTCCATGTCCACTAATTGTGAAGAAAGTGTCCCAGTTGATGACCATTACTAGTCATCTGGCTCCCATCCACCTCCATTACTGGAGCTACAAAAGAACTTATTGTTGTTTGTTGGTCTGTAATCCATGTAGCTACCTGGTTGAAACTTGTTTGGCTCGCACATGCAAGGCTATTGAAGGCAACATGCTTtccatcaaagttgttgtagttTGTGTTGAAAGCACCACTAgtgaaggtgagggtctcccatCTAGAAGAGTTGTTCTGCACCCATGGTTGTGTGTCATAGAGGCTCACATCATTGATGCTGAAGTGTTGTTTTTTGGTGGTGCACTCCTGCCTATGGAAATACTTTTGTGCATGGCTTGAGATCTGCACCGGTGTCCTTGTGGGGACGAAGTACTTGGAGATGTTCTTCCATTTACCACGCCCAAACACTTCTAGTCCATGGAGGAAATTCCTATAGTAAGATTAAGAATCAGATAAGAATACATGTCCTATCCATACTTTAAAGATTAGTGAAAATCAAATCTCATGGTATGAAATTCTAAAGATGGCATGCTAGCTAGTTGTACTACACATAACACTCAAGATGTGAAAAAAACTTTCCAAATCAGTGCAAAAATGAAATACCTATGCTCGTGTGTAGTCCAAAACCTCACTGCATGTCTCCTTTGCTTAGGAACAACATTTGGCATATGTTGTTGTCCCTCTCTACACCTCATTGCTCTAGTCTCATCCATTAGACAACATTTCAACATGCCCATGTTGTCTACGAGTGGAGCCTCCATTGGCATCCCAAAGTTATTGTTGACATGGGCACTACTTGTGTAGGTGTTGTTGGTGATGTGACTAGTGATGAGTGACTTTGCCATATTGATCTCAGAGGTGCTCCACACACTATTGAAGTTGGGATCCATGAGGTATGAGGCTTGAGTACTACACAAGAGGTTGTTGTACGAACCACGATGTTTTGATGGAGTGCATGTCAAGGACAAGGCGAGATATTTATAGCCCTTTTCGCAAATCTTTTTGTACTGGTTTCAATTTATTGTACATATAACTTTTGTTTTTAGTCAAACACttattttttaaaacaaaatatTAATGATATCTAGTCATGTGTATCCATATCTTGGTGATGCTATAATTTTATACTTGTAGACCGATATGCTTCAATTGCCTAGATAAAGGATTGAGATATCGATGACCAAGAAAAAATGAGACCACATCTCCAGTGACTCATAGTAATGTAATGATCATTTTAACTAATTAAAGAGAGCCTATTCCACAATGAAAGGTGATTTGAAAGAACTCAATACTAGGAGTGCACTTTAGGCTGGTTGGTTAGTTGTTCATTTTAGGACTAGTGATGAGAGTCTAACATAGGGGTATGTTAATTCCTCGTGTTAAGGGCACAATAGTCCAAATAACCCTCTAGCTCACTCTCTTAGTCAGCCGTGGGCTCGGGGATTACACCCACTGGGTGCACTCACGTGCACCCTCTAGCAAACAAGGTATGACTCAACAGACCAGAGACAACGCTCTCGTGAGAGAGTCCCTAGTTTTGGTAGGAccattttttgtttttgctaaTCAAGACACCCTAGGGTGTGATTAGATTTAGGACAGATAGGCATAGTATTAAGAGGGGTGATTTAAAAGTGATTACGGTTATCTAAGTTCCACTAGGTGAATTGACTCTATGCatttgcattaggatctagtgagTTCTAACATCCTTGAAAATcatgtttgtgaaatgctaactcATGTACACAAGTGTTGGAAACTTGGTGGAGTAACACATTTGCACAAGGGATGAAATAGAGAGTTGAAGTGGTTCACAAAATGTGACCAGACATGTCCAGTACCTAACCCTAGGTGTGGCTAGACATGCTGGCTAGACCAGATGCTGAGTACATCAGCAACCAGACGTGCCCATTGCATAGTTTACCAAACAACACAAGCTCATTAGAATTGACTAAACACGCTATTGTCGACCGGACACCAGGTTCAGACCTATCTAGTTTAGTTTTTGTTGCTCTCTATCTTAAAGAAATAATTATCCAAACTCTAGGAGAGTTCGATCAAGGTGACCAGATGCATCTGGTCTTTGTTGAGTAGCTCTAGGAGCTCCCTAGACTTGATCAGATGCTAGTGGCTGGTGAGTCCAGTCAAAGCCTAGATAGAACATTAAGGGGGGCAACAACTATGAGAGCCTTAGGAGCTTTATAAATTGAACTTGGCCGGCTTTGGCTCACTATCTTAGACATTTTGGTCATTGATACATCCTTATGAGCTAAGCTAAATGCCTCCCACACATCTCCTTCATTGATTTGTCCTCTAAGTGAGATTCGGAGTGATCTTAGTGCATTTGCTTGGAGgttgagcatctagtggcactagagATTGTGTGAGCTACGGGAttacttgttactcttggtcgTTGCTACCACcttgatggcttggagcagcttgAGGAGTCTtagcatgagttggtgattgttcgtggctacTCTCGGTGTTTTGTGTGGAATTGTTGGGCTTATTCCCTCAACAGAGTGCCAAAAGCACTCTAGTAAATCACTCATGAAGTTGAGTGCCCTCATCTAGTGTAGGTTCTAGCAGCGCCTTTGTGTAAGGCTAGGCTTGTAATGCCCATTAGCTCATGAATCACTAAGTGAACAAGTCTTCAGAATAGGGACTAGCTTGTCGGCAAGCAAGTGAGCCTCACAATAAAGGTTGTGTGTCAATTGTCCCAATAGAATTCTCTAGGTATTCTTTGATTGTCACTTGTCAGTTTAGTATAACCCCTCTACCACTctcttgtatttacattcttatTTACTTATGTAATGGTAGTTCTAGTTGAATTAGTGTATCTTAGTCGAGTAAGTAGTTGTTCATTTTAGTTAGCTCACTAGTCTTTAATTAGTAAAGTGCAAACATAGCTCATGTGCACCTAGTGATCATAACTAACTAGAATTGCGGTTTAGGTGGCTTGCTTTTTTTATTAGAGCTAGAGAAAAACTCATTACACCATTTGATTAGAGAAAGGCAAAACTCTCACTCTGGCATCTTTTTGCTCAAATCTAGAGGCCCGACCAAGATACGGGGTTTCTCAGCCCAAGGCAGCCTGGCCGAGCCACACATAGTTGTCCTAACTCCTAAGGGTGAGACAGTCACCTCGGGCCAAGCTAGAAGCCAGCTCGAGAATTTATCCCATGCTTAGAGCCTGACTTGTGCAAAAGCACTACACTAGCGTCACAttccttagccatgaggcattgTCGGACACTCCCTCAACAGGGTAATGCTTGGGGCGTGACATAGGATAAGGAAGTCCCTGAAGCCCATGAAGTGGGGGCTCTAGGACTGCTTGGCAGACCCATAGGGTAGAGGGAGAATTGTGGTGTGCAAAAGAAGATAGGAGAAGGTTCACCTAAGAAAGGCACCACTTCTGTAGAGAGCACCTAGTAGTCAACACCAAATCAACCCCTAACTACAAGACAAATGAGGACTAGTGGTGCCAAGAAGAAGACCAAAGCCTAGGGCAAGAATTCCTAGGTAGAGAACTATCAACTTTGTACCCCCATGGCCTTCTTAGTATATAACAGGAGGCACAGGTTCCTCTAGAAGGTATCTAATCATCATAACTTAGATAGGGTGACTCAACTATAACAAAACCCTAGATTAGCATAGTCACAAAAAAACCCTAGATCAGCATAGCGCTACCCCCTACACAtatctctctctctatctctctatCTTTCTCTCTCCTAATTCCTCCAAAGTAAGAACCCTTGTTTAAGCATTCTTAACATGAAGAACACCAAAGTGCTAGACATAGGGCACCACAGGGACCGATGTCCCTCACCATGGACCTTCCTTAAGGTACTCTTGGGGTGCTTTTCTGATGAGGCTATCAACAATTCACAAGGAAGGGAGTGTTTGATCCTCCATGGTAATAATTGGACGCTGATGAACTCAACATCACACCCCAAACCTAAGTCTGACTAGCCATGCCACCTATCTCTAGGAGAAGGTTGAGTGCCTTAATGCTTGGTAGGCTAACCTAGAGTTGAGTGAGTTAAGATCAAAAAGATGAAAGAGGAGATCGAGCACCAACATGCTATCTAGCACGAGGTCAATAACCACGTGGGTGCTCCTAGCCTACTATGCCTTCCCTAGGCAGTGTAGAACATGGCGGCTGTCACTTGTCACCTAGGTGACATCTTTGACACATTAGACTGAAAGACCAATGAGAACATccgagatgcctaatgcatcctTAGCATTGTTCTCGAGCAACAAGTAGAGAGCTTGGCATCCCATCGTCACAACACCACCTCAAGGTCATCCTAGCTGATACTAACACTAGATGGGGATTGCTCTGACATGCATGCTTCCCAAGGTAGTAGTGGTGGCGATAGCTCCATGAACAACTTTGGCTGACTAAAGATGAGAAGAGCCAAGCCTAGTGCAAGCAGTGAAGCAAAACTTACACATGTTGATCGCCTATGCATGACTAGATCAAAGGAGACTAGGACATGTGGGACACCCTTGAGGCAAGGTGGCATCTCAAGCCAAGTCATCATCCCTATACCTCAACCAAGGAGAGGGAAGCCTAAACCAGGAGCACTTTGGTCCCCTAGCATTTGGGACTAGGATATGGGCGACTCACTACTCGAAGCACTTGTGCGTACCAACCTACTTTAGTAAGTGTGATGGGGAGATCGAGCCAACTAGTGGATCAAGGACATCCATCTTATGATGAGGGCCAAAAGGGTAGACAAtgacttcatagtctagcaccTCCCGCTACTCCTCTCAAGCTTAGCGAGGGTAGCCTAGCTTAAACAACTGGATTTTAGGTGTATCTGCAACTAGGTCAACCTCTACTTTATCTTTGCAGGGCATTTCCAAGGTACCAATACCCAACTCAAAAACTCTTGGGATTTGCATAACAGTGGCCAAAAATCTCGATGAAGACATTCAACGCTTATCCAAGAAGCATAACAAACTGCCCATTGTCACTGATGCCAACATCATCAATGCCTTCACTTTGCGGCACCACGTGCAAGGTGCTCATCCATGCGCTTGGTTGTGAGGCCCCCAAATGACATAGGAGTTGTTGAATGTCGCAACCAAGTATGCTATGAGGGAGTAGGTCATCCTAGCCAACTTTAGAGGCAAAGGCAACCCTGACACCCTCCATGGTGGAGTAGAAGGCTATGACGAAGCCAACACAGACAGTTGGCACCATTACAAGAAGAAGAGGGCACTCGAAGGTCAACGGGCCGAGCTAGCGCTAGGAAGGATGAATACACCAAGTTCCATGATGCCAAGGAGTGCTTGACAATCTTTGATGGGCTCCACCTATATGAATCATGATGCCAACACCACATCACCAAGCAAGAGATGAATACCATCGAGACCATACTTACGGCGATATGATTGCTTTGGTCTAAGATGGAAATAACCTTTGATCGTGGTGATCACCCTGACCATGTGCCTCACTTGGGCCATTTACTGCTCATGGTTAGCCTAATAGTGGGCAAGGTATGTCTCACAAAGTTTTTGATGGACGGCGGAAGCATGCTCAACGTCCACTATGCCAAGATCCTCAAGAAAATGAAGATTTCAAGAAGCAACCTTTGCCCGAGTGGGGCATCCTTGTTCAGAGTTGTCCTGGGCCAAGGAAGCCATGCCCCTTGGGTGTATCTAGCTCCATGTTACCTTTGGTGAGCCTAACAACTTCTGAAAGGAGCCAtttacctttgaggtggtggccTTCTTGGGCATGTAACATGCCCTGCTCGAGCGACCATGTTGCATGACATTCAGGGTTGTTCCCAACTACACCTGACCTACCTGAAGTTGAAGATGTTGTGCTGCAAGGAAGTCATCACCATCAGTGCCAAATTCTAGCAGGCCAGCTACAACAAACAATGGTCATGCAAATAATGGCCGAAATGTAGAGGAGGAAGCTCCAGACAGGAAGAATATCAAGATGGAGGCGTCGCCCACCCAACCAAGCTCTGGTGAGACTACATGAACTACTATAGGCGACTCCAACTTGGCTGGCCCCTTGATCCTGATGCTCATCTCTATAGAAGGGATGTGCCTAGTGAAGGCAGGTGACGAGCATTCCTGCTATGGGAAGCCCCCATAGAGTCACACCTTAGTATCATATCATTCCTAGTGGACATCTGAGCCTGACTCGTGGTGTCAACAAGGCATCCTGAAGGCAGAATGAAAGCTATGTTGCTTGAACCCTCAAATCTTTCATTTATCTTTGGtatctttaaaaaattttatacaATAAAAGGTCGTGAACTCGTTGCCCCAGCCCCCTTTTTTCTAAGACACTCCTTCTAAGCCCTCTGCCACGATCGACCGACCCAAGCATGGCAAAGTGCTCAAGGGATCCCTAAGCATGTATCCGTGGGTTACCATCCCAACGCAAAATTGGCCAAAAATACCCAATGCGTGCTTGTTCCTGTGcagaatattttttatatttataagaaaaagagaaaaaatagaACGAGAAGTTTATGGAAAACCGGATAAAAAAGGAGAAATTCAGAATGAAAAAAgacacaaacaaaaaaaatagaaaacaaaaACTTTCTGTACCGAACTTGAAGGAGACAAAAGGGAAAATAAAAAATCAGATAAGAAAAACATGATTGAatagaaaaaacaaaagaaaggcAAAATAAAAAACTTAATAGGAGAAATGACAAAAGATGCAGAATTCGACGTAAACGGAAACAGGCCATTCGTGTTCTCGGTTTAATATGATGTTCTCATTCTAATATTTAgggataagaaaagataaaaaatagaaaagaaatattagaTACATATAAATGATATAGATTAGAATTCCTATTCAACACAGAAACTATGTTCTCAGCTTAATATTATATTCTCATTTTAATGTTTAGGGATAGGAGAAGATAAAAAATAG
It encodes:
- the LOC8069474 gene encoding myb-like protein J → MDPNFNSVWSTSEINMAKSLITSHITNNTYTSSAHVNNNFGMPMEAPLVDNMGMLKCCLMDETRAMRCREGQQHMPNVVPKQRRHAVRFWTTHEHRNFLHGLEVFGRGKWKNISKYFVPTRTPVQISSHAQKYFHRQECTTKKQHFSINDVSLYDTQPWVQNNSSRWETLTFTSGAFNTNYNNFDGKHVAFNSLACASQTSFNQVATWITDQQTTISSFVAPVMEVDGSQMTSNGHQLGHFLHN